A stretch of DNA from Lysinibacillus sp. B2A1:
CTATTTTTAATATTGGGAATGCGCTTATTGGCATCCCACTTTGTCAAAATATCCTCACGCTGAACGTCAAAGCGAATCATCGAATTTGCAAAATATTCTTCTAAATAATCCTCTAGGATAATCTGTTCTGTCTGTCCCTCAACAATGATTAGGAGAACTTTTTTAGTCATGCTGCACACCTGCTTTTCTAAATGCACGCTTCATTTTAAATGATTTTGTTTCCTTATAAACTTCCTCATCCTGACCACCAAGTTGGATAGCACGCAGGTAGACATCCCTAGCATTATTTACTTCTTTTATTCCTTTTAGCTGCATATAGCGATGATCTTCATTTGTTGTTGTAAACCATAAATTTTTAATGGCTAGCACCTCTAACACACGTAGATTATGGGATGTAAAGATAAGCTGACCTTTTCCATCCTCATCTATCACTGTTAACAACTCACCTAACAAATATTCAAAAACACCAGAATCTAATTCATCAATGACAACACATGCATTAGGATTGTTGTATACCGCAATAAGCAAGCTAAGAACAGCAATGATTTTTAATATCCCCTCTGACTCTGTCCGAAGAGGTAATTCACGTTCTCCTCGCTTTGATAAAAATTCAAAACGAACCCCTTTTGCTCCACTATCCATCGTTTGTTTCGTAATAACATTAATCTTTATAGTCAGACCAGGGATAATTGCTGACAATACTTGATTACTTTGTTCGACAACCTCACATAACACAGAGAAGGTCTCTTCTGGCAAGACAGCTGGTCCCTTTAAATCATATGGTATTAAGCCTCTAGTTTTCTCTAAATGGATACTAAAAGGCATGATTCGCTCTTCAAACAAAGGTGCGATATTTTGATTATTCACAACATGTAAATCTTGATTAAAATCAATCGCTACATTTTGAAGGAGCTGCATCTCAAGCTCCGAAAGCCTTTCTTGTAATAAAAGCCTTAAATCTTTATGAAAAATAAAGGACATATATTGCCTTTTGGCTAATTGCTGAACAACCAGCAATTGAATACGTGCTTTTTCATTCAAATCCGAAAGTTTGGCGTTACGAATCTGTACATCGTCTTCTGTAATAGCAATTAATATCTTGGTACGTTTGCCCTTGTCATTTTCTCGATACGTAAGCCTTTCATGAACTGTGTATAGTCGATGCTCATCCTCTTTTAGCTCTACATAATAGTTAATAAAAAATGTACCAAACTGATTTTCCACAAGAAATTCAAAATCTATGCTAGCTTTACCCTCTCCCGCCATAACTAAGCGTTTTTCTTGTACAGGTAATTTCACTTCTGCTATCCAGCCTGAAATTAGTGCTTTCAATATACTAAAGGCATCGACAATCGTTGTTTTACCTGAACCATTTTGTCCATATAAACCTACAACATTAGCCTGTAAAAATGACTCAAAATTTACTGCTATGGATATCTCACCATGACGAACATTTCGTAAATTATGCAATGTTATTTTCTTAATTTTTATAATTGCCATTATGCAAACATCCTTTTTTCTCTCATTATAATGAAAATCAGTATATTTTATAACAATTTCAAATTTAAGTTACCTCTAGTTTAAGACCATAAGCGTTTTGAATATAGGTATATGTTAGAAAAGAATAATGAAAGGTGTGTTTCATTGGTATATCCTAGATTAGCTCCTGATGATTTTAATCAACAGTTCCGACCTGGCATGAAAATTTGGGTTACTCTCCCTACTGGCAGAACTGCCGAAATCCAGCTAGATAACGGTCAAATAGTGACAGTAGATGTCAATCAATTTACTGCAGCAGGGATACCTCCAGGCAGCTCCTATCCTCCATATAATCCACCACCGTATCCACCTCAGCCATATCCGCCACAGCCGCATCCTGGCGGACAATATCCTGGTTTCCTGGGCTTACCAGGAATGATAGATATGTTTCCTGGCATTTTTGGAAATCCAAGATAAAACAAAGTAAAAGCTTCCCACAAGT
This window harbors:
- a CDS encoding ATP-binding protein, which codes for MAIIKIKKITLHNLRNVRHGEISIAVNFESFLQANVVGLYGQNGSGKTTIVDAFSILKALISGWIAEVKLPVQEKRLVMAGEGKASIDFEFLVENQFGTFFINYYVELKEDEHRLYTVHERLTYRENDKGKRTKILIAITEDDVQIRNAKLSDLNEKARIQLLVVQQLAKRQYMSFIFHKDLRLLLQERLSELEMQLLQNVAIDFNQDLHVVNNQNIAPLFEERIMPFSIHLEKTRGLIPYDLKGPAVLPEETFSVLCEVVEQSNQVLSAIIPGLTIKINVITKQTMDSGAKGVRFEFLSKRGERELPLRTESEGILKIIAVLSLLIAVYNNPNACVVIDELDSGVFEYLLGELLTVIDEDGKGQLIFTSHNLRVLEVLAIKNLWFTTTNEDHRYMQLKGIKEVNNARDVYLRAIQLGGQDEEVYKETKSFKMKRAFRKAGVQHD